The stretch of DNA AGGTTCAATATCAACCAGTTTGAAGTCTGGGCGCTCTTTTAGGAACCGCTCAATGATGCACTCGTTCTCCTCCAAAGTGATGCTGCAGGTCGAGTAGGTCAGGGTTCCGCCCGGGGAGACTTTTTCTGCGCAGTTGCAAATCATTTGCCACTGGATTTCCGCCATTTTTGTTAAGGATTTTGGGGTTAGGCGCCATTTTGCGGAGGGTTGCTTGGCAAATACGCCTGTGCTGGTGCAGGGTGGGTCTAAAACAACAGCATCCGCTTTTCCATCAAGAGGCAACGGTTGGGTTGCATCCGCCAACACGGGCTCCGCATTAATTATTCCCATACGCTCAATTTCCTTTTTCCAAGACACAAGCCTTCGAGCCGAAAAATCAACCGAAGTAATGCTGCCCTCATTATCCATTAACTGGGCTAGATTGGTGGTTTTGGCTCCAGGAGCGGCACAAACGTCAAAAAGTGTGCTGCCTGGCAGAGGATTTGTGACTTGTGCGGCAAAACAGCTCGCTTTATCCTGA from Candidatus Bathyarchaeota archaeon encodes:
- a CDS encoding RsmB/NOP family class I SAM-dependent RNA methyltransferase; the encoded protein is SLKTFHPLWFVQYCIGLFGRQEAEAFLHGSMKTPPVYIRVNTLKDLEEDIVAKLKEENVTLEKTVPLENVYHVIETKQPLNSLPSYKAGLFYIQDKASCFAAQVTNPLPGSTLFDVCAAPGAKTTNLAQLMDNEGSITSVDFSARRLVSWKKEIERMGIINAEPVLADATQPLPLDGKADAVVLDPPCTSTGVFAKQPSAKWRLTPKSLTKMAEIQWQMICNCAEKVSPGGTLTYSTCSITLEENECIIERFLKERPDFKLVDIEPKIGVPAFKGLTQCQRLYPHLQSCNGFFIAKLQKT